Proteins from a single region of Deinococcus aquaedulcis:
- a CDS encoding MarR family winged helix-turn-helix transcriptional regulator produces the protein MTPPELSPPDRPPPSPEHVEAAQRLGHTMKRLHRLISSRVMRGMQDELQGHDLSFSQVTALHQLRAHAPLSVTQLSERTRLSLPAASHLVERLVKRGLAARQENPDNRREKLVDLTDAGRSVVGRMDAEFVNAYVTTFTGLNLETITAAEHHLQSLLDELEPLSPPCQEHP, from the coding sequence CCGAACATGTCGAAGCCGCCCAGCGCCTGGGCCACACCATGAAACGCCTGCACCGCCTGATCAGCAGCCGGGTGATGCGCGGCATGCAGGACGAGCTGCAGGGCCACGACCTCAGCTTCTCGCAGGTAACGGCGCTGCACCAGCTGCGCGCCCACGCCCCCCTGAGCGTGACCCAGCTGAGCGAGCGCACCCGCCTGAGCCTGCCCGCCGCCAGCCACCTTGTGGAGCGGCTGGTGAAACGGGGTCTGGCTGCCCGCCAGGAAAACCCGGACAACCGCCGCGAGAAACTGGTGGACCTGACTGACGCCGGGCGCAGCGTGGTGGGGCGCATGGACGCCGAATTTGTCAACGCTTACGTCACGACCTTCACCGGGCTGAACCTGGAGACCATCACGGCAGCCGAGCACCATCTGCAAAGCCTGCTGGATGAACTTGAACCGCTTTCGCCCCCCTGTCAGGAGCATCCATGA
- a CDS encoding MDR family MFS transporter, translating to MTTPSTAEPAGRIDYAKTLDLPTKRLILFGVLLGLFLSALDQTIVSTAMPRITQDLNGLSLYSWVTTAYLLTNTALVPIYGKLSDLYGRKPILMLGIVIFLIGSALCGLAGEPFLGNLFGGGMMQLVVFRGLQGVGAAALGSVAFAIIADLFEPVDRPRYQGLFGAVFGLSSVIGPLLGGFLTDQVSWRWVFYVNLPIGLVALAFIAAKMPRLASGLKARVDWLGAFLILVFAVPLLLALTWGADGHYAWSSPTILGLFGLSAAALIAFLVAESRHESPILPLTLFKNPTFAWGAIARFMIGAGFLGAILFLSLYLVQVQGVSATAAGTATIPLTVGLIIGAIGSGQLASRMGRYKPLMLIGLMTAALGFFALSTLNADSSYNSVVIRMVLLGLGLGPALPLYTTALQLSVKPWEIGVATSAGQFFQQMGSTIGTAVFGAVLTAGVSSNLATQFAAQAAANQGTVATTLQGISDEIRSGNAPEGDRNATPETPEQIGARFETLRQNVTRAIQSGDPAALQALKTDKFIASLPAEARTRFTSIPEGGVPAQVKAGFAQTQAAIEQAVNSGDPAQVRAVAANPGLPQELRARLSTIPAQALAAPQAREQILSGIREGLAQGETAAAQQATQQALSAALTGVNDGEKISLASARAAKVAFADTISSIYRYSILVALLAFLATLMMPNLQIPRREKGEKAAPAHVEM from the coding sequence ATGACCACCCCTTCCACTGCCGAGCCGGCCGGGCGCATTGATTACGCCAAGACGCTCGATCTGCCCACCAAGCGCCTGATTCTCTTTGGCGTGCTGCTGGGCCTGTTTCTCAGCGCGCTGGACCAGACCATCGTGTCCACCGCCATGCCGCGCATTACGCAGGACCTCAACGGCCTGTCTCTGTACTCCTGGGTGACCACCGCTTACCTGCTCACCAACACCGCACTGGTGCCTATTTACGGCAAGCTGTCGGACCTGTATGGTCGCAAGCCCATCCTGATGCTGGGAATTGTGATTTTCCTGATCGGCTCGGCGCTGTGCGGCCTGGCCGGCGAGCCCTTCCTGGGCAACCTGTTCGGCGGCGGCATGATGCAGCTGGTGGTGTTCCGTGGCCTGCAGGGCGTGGGCGCCGCTGCGCTGGGCTCAGTGGCGTTTGCCATCATTGCCGACCTGTTTGAACCCGTGGACCGCCCGCGCTACCAGGGCCTGTTCGGCGCTGTGTTCGGCCTGAGCAGCGTGATTGGGCCGCTGCTGGGCGGCTTCCTCACCGATCAGGTGTCGTGGCGTTGGGTGTTTTACGTGAACCTGCCCATCGGCCTCGTGGCACTGGCCTTTATTGCCGCCAAGATGCCCCGGCTGGCCAGCGGCCTGAAAGCGCGCGTGGACTGGCTGGGCGCGTTCCTGATTCTGGTGTTTGCTGTGCCGCTGCTCCTGGCCCTCACCTGGGGCGCCGACGGCCACTATGCCTGGAGCAGCCCCACCATCCTGGGCCTGTTCGGCCTGAGCGCCGCCGCCCTGATCGCCTTTCTGGTGGCCGAAAGCCGCCACGAGAGCCCCATTCTGCCCCTCACCCTGTTCAAGAACCCCACGTTTGCCTGGGGGGCCATTGCCCGCTTCATGATCGGGGCCGGGTTCCTGGGCGCCATTCTGTTCCTCAGCCTGTATCTGGTGCAGGTGCAGGGCGTGTCGGCCACCGCCGCCGGGACCGCCACGATTCCGCTGACCGTGGGCCTGATCATCGGGGCCATCGGCTCCGGGCAGCTGGCCAGCCGCATGGGCCGATACAAGCCGCTGATGCTCATTGGCCTGATGACCGCCGCTCTGGGCTTTTTTGCCCTGTCCACCCTGAATGCTGACTCCAGCTACAACAGCGTGGTGATTCGCATGGTGCTGCTGGGCCTGGGCCTGGGGCCCGCGCTGCCGCTGTACACCACGGCGCTGCAACTGTCGGTCAAGCCCTGGGAAATTGGCGTGGCCACCAGCGCCGGGCAGTTTTTTCAGCAGATGGGCAGCACAATTGGCACAGCCGTCTTTGGCGCCGTGCTGACCGCCGGGGTCAGTAGCAACCTCGCCACCCAGTTTGCCGCGCAGGCCGCCGCCAACCAGGGCACGGTGGCCACCACCTTGCAGGGCATCAGTGACGAGATCCGTTCGGGCAACGCCCCCGAAGGTGACCGCAACGCGACGCCCGAGACCCCCGAGCAGATTGGGGCCCGCTTTGAGACGCTGCGCCAGAACGTCACCAGAGCCATTCAGAGTGGCGACCCCGCCGCCCTGCAGGCCCTGAAGACCGACAAATTCATTGCCAGCCTGCCGGCCGAAGCCCGCACCCGCTTTACCTCGATCCCTGAAGGCGGCGTGCCTGCCCAGGTGAAGGCCGGCTTTGCCCAGACGCAGGCGGCCATTGAGCAGGCCGTGAACAGCGGCGACCCGGCCCAGGTGCGCGCCGTCGCCGCCAACCCGGGGCTGCCCCAGGAACTGCGCGCCCGCCTGAGCACCATTCCGGCCCAGGCGCTGGCCGCGCCCCAGGCCCGCGAGCAGATTCTGAGCGGCATTCGGGAGGGACTGGCCCAGGGCGAAACGGCGGCGGCCCAGCAGGCCACGCAGCAGGCCCTGAGTGCGGCGCTGACCGGTGTGAACGACGGCGAGAAGATCTCGCTGGCCAGTGCGCGCGCCGCCAAGGTGGCCTTTGCTGACACCATTTCCAGCATCTACCGCTACTCGATTCTGGTGGCCCTGCTGGCCTTCCTGGCGACGCTGATGATGCCCAACCTCCAGATTCCCCGCCGCGAGAAGGGCGAGAAAGCCGCCCCCGCCCACGTGGAGATGTAA
- a CDS encoding GreA/GreB family elongation factor has translation MPDELHVTREGYERLEQALDRERQRREDNIASMAGTLDDATDLENRSLNAAQLHMERPGVEARILELEDALARAVIVDPGELPRDEVTVGSVVVLHAPDQHRELTVQLVSAVEIATLAEGVTQVSDDSPVGQALRGRHRGETFTVELDSGPVRYTVRRISVA, from the coding sequence ATGCCTGATGAACTGCATGTCACCCGCGAAGGCTATGAACGGCTGGAACAGGCCCTGGACCGGGAGCGGCAGCGCCGCGAGGACAATATTGCCAGCATGGCCGGTACCCTGGACGACGCCACGGACCTGGAAAACCGCAGCCTGAACGCCGCCCAGCTGCACATGGAGCGGCCAGGGGTAGAGGCGCGCATTCTGGAACTGGAAGATGCCCTGGCGCGGGCAGTGATCGTGGACCCCGGCGAGTTGCCCCGCGACGAGGTGACCGTGGGCTCGGTGGTGGTGCTCCACGCCCCCGACCAGCACCGCGAGCTGACGGTGCAACTGGTGAGCGCCGTGGAGATCGCCACCCTGGCCGAGGGGGTCACCCAGGTCAGCGACGACAGCCCGGTGGGTCAGGCACTGCGGGGGCGCCACCGGGGCGAGACCTTCACGGTGGAGCTGGACAGCGGCCCCGTGCGCTACACCGTTCGCCGCATTTCGGTGGCCTGA
- a CDS encoding N-acetylmuramoyl-L-alanine amidase family protein, translating into MKPAAVFHPVRRAAWPLLVFCALSCALAVPRVGQHDGYTRLVFDLPRTAASQVKVTGQSVTVKLDVTLKTEQGPLSAPGVTAYAVAGGTVSVTLARGHALAKVSVLPPASGQSARLVIDVPTSAAASRLPATPAPAAAVRPASVVTQSPTVRPRVVLDAGHGGNDPGAVSRWVREEDVTLDIALRTRAVLVEHGVDVVMTRTGDQHLSPNKGADLEARSRLAATGQVSAFVSIHVNSAGPSAQGIETFYFGQPLAGSSRSLAVQENGGGSVGEELTRKAAGLAQNLLGDILAQAKVAFSRQLATRVQSRLIGATGAVNRGVKTDAFYVIRNPTTPAILVEVGFGSSPVEGPRLAQAAYRDRIAQALARAILDFLNTK; encoded by the coding sequence GTGAAGCCCGCAGCTGTTTTCCACCCGGTCCGGCGCGCCGCATGGCCGCTGCTTGTGTTCTGTGCGCTGTCGTGCGCCCTGGCCGTCCCGCGCGTGGGCCAGCACGACGGCTACACCCGCCTCGTGTTCGACTTGCCGCGCACGGCCGCCAGTCAGGTGAAGGTGACGGGCCAGAGCGTCACCGTGAAGCTGGACGTGACCCTCAAGACCGAACAGGGCCCCCTCAGCGCGCCCGGCGTGACGGCTTACGCGGTGGCGGGCGGCACCGTGTCGGTCACGCTGGCCCGGGGCCACGCCCTGGCTAAGGTCAGTGTGTTGCCCCCGGCCTCGGGGCAGAGCGCGCGGCTGGTCATTGACGTGCCCACCAGTGCGGCGGCCTCGCGCCTGCCCGCCACGCCGGCGCCCGCAGCGGCTGTGCGCCCGGCCAGCGTGGTCACCCAGTCGCCCACCGTCCGGCCCCGCGTGGTGCTGGATGCCGGCCACGGCGGCAACGACCCCGGCGCCGTCAGCCGCTGGGTGCGCGAGGAAGACGTGACCCTGGATATCGCCCTGCGCACCCGCGCGGTGCTGGTGGAACACGGCGTGGACGTGGTCATGACCCGCACGGGTGACCAGCACCTGAGCCCCAACAAGGGCGCCGACCTGGAAGCCCGCTCGCGTCTCGCCGCCACCGGGCAGGTCAGCGCCTTCGTCAGCATCCACGTGAATTCGGCCGGGCCCAGCGCCCAGGGCATCGAGACCTTTTATTTCGGGCAGCCGCTGGCAGGCAGTTCGCGCAGTCTGGCGGTGCAGGAAAACGGGGGCGGCAGCGTGGGCGAGGAACTGACCCGCAAGGCCGCCGGGCTGGCCCAGAACCTGCTGGGCGACATTCTGGCGCAGGCCAAGGTGGCCTTCAGCCGCCAGCTGGCGACCCGGGTGCAGAGCCGCCTGATCGGCGCCACCGGCGCGGTGAACCGGGGGGTCAAGACCGACGCCTTTTACGTCATTCGTAACCCCACCACACCCGCCATTCTGGTCGAGGTGGGGTTTGGCAGCAGCCCGGTGGAAGGCCCCCGGCTGGCCCAGGCCGCCTACCGCGACCGTATTGCCCAGGCCCTGGCGCGCGCCATTCTGGATTTCCTGAACACCAAGTAG
- the malQ gene encoding 4-alpha-glucanotransferase has product MTISRSSGVLLHPTSLPGPYGIGELGQHARTFIDWLAQAGQRYWQVMPLGPTGYGDSPYQSFSAFAGNPYLIDLVALREHGLLDEHDFADAPSFSAEKVDFGLQYVWRNQMLARAQARYAAGSAPHLRPDFEAFKAAEADWLDDYALFMALKETHGGLPWNAWEAPLRDRDPQALAAAAERLRDTTERVKFVQFLFFRQWTVLRRYAAEKGIQVIGDIPIFVALDSSDAWAARDQFYFDDQGQPTVVAGVPPDYFSETGQLWGNPLYRWDAMQADGFQWWIKRFQGSLKLYDVIRIDHFRGFAGYWEIPFPAETAIHGRWVPAPGHAMFEAVLGALGELPIIAEDLGVVTPDVEKLRDDFQFPGMAVLQFAFGGGDFSVNDFLPHNLRENQVVYTGTHDNDTTRGWWRAADELERHNFRVYTSSDPSEETFAALLTRMAFESRAKLAVVPLQDIFNLGTDARMNLPGTTGDHNWTWRYRPEALRADLAVALRQLTEDTGRL; this is encoded by the coding sequence ATGACCATTTCACGTTCCAGCGGCGTTCTGCTGCATCCCACCAGCCTCCCCGGCCCCTACGGCATTGGTGAACTGGGCCAGCACGCGCGCACCTTTATTGACTGGCTGGCCCAGGCCGGCCAGCGGTACTGGCAGGTGATGCCCCTGGGCCCCACCGGCTACGGTGACAGCCCCTACCAGTCGTTCTCGGCCTTTGCTGGCAACCCGTACCTGATTGATCTGGTCGCGCTGCGCGAGCACGGCCTGCTGGACGAGCACGACTTTGCCGACGCCCCCAGCTTCTCGGCCGAGAAGGTGGATTTCGGCCTGCAGTACGTGTGGCGCAACCAGATGCTGGCCCGCGCCCAGGCCCGGTACGCGGCGGGCAGCGCCCCCCATCTGCGCCCCGATTTCGAGGCCTTCAAGGCCGCCGAAGCCGACTGGCTGGACGACTACGCCCTGTTCATGGCCCTCAAGGAAACGCACGGCGGCCTGCCCTGGAACGCCTGGGAAGCCCCGCTGCGCGACCGCGACCCCCAGGCCCTGGCAGCGGCGGCGGAGCGCCTGCGCGACACCACCGAGCGCGTGAAGTTCGTGCAGTTCCTGTTCTTCCGCCAGTGGACCGTGCTGCGCCGTTACGCCGCTGAGAAGGGCATTCAGGTGATCGGGGACATTCCGATTTTCGTGGCCCTGGATTCCAGCGACGCCTGGGCCGCGCGCGATCAGTTCTATTTCGACGATCAGGGCCAGCCCACGGTAGTGGCGGGCGTGCCGCCGGACTATTTCAGCGAAACTGGCCAGCTGTGGGGCAACCCGCTGTACCGCTGGGACGCCATGCAGGCCGACGGCTTTCAGTGGTGGATCAAGCGCTTTCAGGGCAGCCTGAAGCTGTACGACGTGATCCGCATTGATCACTTCCGGGGCTTCGCCGGCTACTGGGAAATTCCCTTTCCGGCTGAGACCGCCATTCATGGCCGCTGGGTTCCTGCGCCCGGCCACGCCATGTTCGAGGCGGTGCTGGGTGCGCTGGGCGAACTGCCCATCATCGCTGAGGACCTGGGCGTGGTGACGCCCGACGTGGAGAAGCTGCGCGACGATTTCCAGTTTCCCGGCATGGCAGTGCTGCAGTTTGCCTTTGGCGGCGGCGATTTCAGCGTGAACGATTTCCTGCCACACAACCTGCGCGAGAATCAGGTGGTCTACACCGGCACCCACGACAACGACACCACGCGCGGCTGGTGGCGCGCGGCCGATGAACTGGAGCGCCACAACTTCCGCGTGTACACCAGCAGCGATCCCAGCGAGGAGACGTTTGCCGCCCTGCTGACGCGCATGGCCTTCGAAAGCCGCGCCAAGCTGGCCGTGGTGCCCCTGCAAGACATCTTTAACCTGGGCACCGATGCCCGCATGAACCTGCCCGGCACCACCGGCGACCACAACTGGACCTGGCGCTACCGCCCCGAAGCCCTGCGCGCGGACCTGGCCGTGGCCCTGCGGCAACTGACCGAGGACACCGGCCGCCTGTAG
- a CDS encoding cob(I)yrinic acid a,c-diamide adenosyltransferase, which yields MKLYTKTGDGGTTGLYGAERVSKASARVEAYGTVDELNSFIGLARAHNTRSHKPDPALDQDLEYLQNALFDIGADLATRSGSRYEAKLSRIDAQDVTFLEAMIDRYQEAAPPFTGFVHPGGTPAAATLQVARAVARRAEREVIRLQAEEEINIQVVIYLNRLSDLLFIMARAANQGAGLTEEAWLVKGRRPHTLE from the coding sequence ATGAAGCTCTACACCAAGACAGGAGACGGCGGCACCACGGGCCTGTACGGCGCCGAGCGGGTCAGCAAGGCCAGCGCCCGCGTGGAGGCCTACGGCACGGTGGACGAACTGAATTCGTTCATTGGGCTGGCGCGCGCCCACAACACCCGCAGCCACAAGCCGGACCCCGCACTGGACCAGGACCTGGAGTACCTGCAAAACGCCTTGTTCGACATTGGCGCCGATCTGGCCACCCGCTCCGGTTCGCGCTACGAGGCCAAGCTGTCGCGCATAGACGCCCAGGACGTGACCTTTCTGGAAGCCATGATTGACCGCTACCAGGAAGCGGCCCCGCCCTTTACCGGCTTCGTGCACCCCGGGGGCACGCCCGCCGCCGCCACCCTGCAGGTGGCCCGCGCGGTGGCCCGCCGCGCCGAGCGCGAGGTGATTCGCCTGCAGGCCGAGGAAGAGATCAATATCCAGGTCGTGATCTACCTGAACCGCCTGTCGGACCTGCTGTTCATCATGGCCCGCGCCGCCAACCAGGGGGCGGGCCTAACGGAAGAGGCGTGGCTGGTCAAGGGCCGCCGCCCCCATACGCTGGAGTAA
- a CDS encoding ion transporter, whose product MPRPTHPDLMHRLSDFLDPTDGAGLAERLFNALLVVLILLTVTLTIVGTVPSVEREYGAAIRAFDYVCAAVFGAEYLARLYVTPLRPGYGSRPADYWRYATAPLPLIDLLVLLSLLVPGSAALASLRGLRLLKLLSLLKLGRYSDSLQLIGRVIAQRAGELLTTVLIVIVLVFIAASVLYQVEAGAGTKGFESIPQALWWAVVTLTTTGYGDVYPATPLGKAAAGLIMLFGVGMVALPAGMVASGFAEELARLRQEEQAAARSMRYCPHCGEPLE is encoded by the coding sequence ATGCCCCGCCCCACCCACCCGGACCTGATGCACCGCCTGAGCGACTTTCTGGACCCCACCGACGGCGCAGGGCTGGCCGAGCGCCTCTTTAACGCGCTGCTGGTGGTGCTGATCCTGCTGACCGTGACCCTGACCATCGTGGGCACGGTGCCCAGTGTGGAGCGGGAATATGGCGCGGCCATCCGGGCCTTTGACTACGTGTGCGCGGCGGTGTTCGGCGCCGAATATCTGGCGCGGCTGTACGTGACGCCGCTGCGGCCCGGCTACGGTTCACGCCCAGCCGATTACTGGCGCTACGCCACCGCGCCCCTGCCCCTGATTGATCTGCTGGTGCTGCTCTCGCTGCTCGTTCCCGGCAGCGCCGCCCTGGCCAGCCTGCGTGGGCTGCGGCTACTGAAACTGCTGTCGCTGCTGAAACTGGGCCGCTACTCGGATTCGCTGCAGCTGATCGGCCGGGTGATCGCCCAGCGCGCGGGCGAACTGCTGACCACTGTGCTGATCGTGATTGTGCTGGTGTTTATCGCCGCCAGCGTGCTGTACCAGGTGGAAGCGGGGGCGGGCACCAAAGGCTTCGAGAGCATTCCCCAGGCGCTGTGGTGGGCGGTGGTGACCCTGACCACCACCGGGTACGGCGACGTGTACCCGGCCACGCCACTGGGCAAGGCGGCGGCCGGCTTGATCATGCTGTTCGGCGTGGGCATGGTGGCCCTGCCGGCCGGGATGGTGGCCAGCGGCTTTGCCGAAGAGTTGGCCCGGCTCCGTCAGGAAGAACAGGCCGCCGCCCGCTCCATGCGCTACTGCCCGCACTGCGGCGAACCGTTGGAATAG
- a CDS encoding glutathionylspermidine synthase family protein, whose translation MKRLTLPPRPDWEARLREVGFTWYAATPEHPVPYWSEDGFYAFSPAEIETLKATTQDLTDMVLAVTGHAIEGGRLAELGIPAFLHSAVRESWERDDPTVYMRLDVAYDGQGGVKLLEVNAQTPTSLLEAAVSQWQWLEDRQRRGELPAGATQWNTIHEGLGEQWAHLKAARGLGEVTFSSARVDEDIATVTYLRELAEAAGIRGSFLFADELGTSPQEGYLLDTWSLPIRQLMWLWPFEYAWESRDAAFLASTGTRFLEPLWKTVTGSKGLLALLHEHYPGHPALLPATLSPGALGENVVKKPLFSREGQNVQLPGQASTPGVYGDLAAVEQAYTELPTFEAEDGPRYPVLGVWVAGAEVCGLGIREGRSRVTDNRATFAPHVVL comes from the coding sequence ATGAAGCGCCTGACCCTCCCCCCCCGCCCGGACTGGGAAGCGCGGCTGCGCGAGGTGGGCTTTACGTGGTACGCCGCCACCCCCGAACACCCCGTGCCCTACTGGAGCGAGGACGGCTTTTATGCCTTCAGCCCGGCGGAAATCGAGACGCTGAAGGCCACGACCCAGGACCTGACCGACATGGTGCTGGCCGTGACCGGGCACGCCATTGAGGGCGGGCGGCTGGCCGAACTGGGCATTCCTGCCTTTTTGCACTCGGCGGTGCGCGAATCCTGGGAGCGCGACGACCCCACGGTGTACATGCGCCTGGACGTGGCCTACGACGGCCAGGGCGGCGTGAAGCTGCTGGAGGTGAATGCCCAGACGCCCACCAGCCTGCTGGAAGCGGCGGTCAGCCAGTGGCAGTGGCTCGAAGACCGCCAGCGCCGGGGCGAACTGCCCGCCGGGGCCACGCAGTGGAACACCATTCACGAGGGCCTGGGCGAGCAGTGGGCGCACCTGAAAGCGGCGCGGGGGCTGGGTGAGGTGACCTTCAGTTCGGCGCGGGTGGACGAGGACATTGCCACCGTGACCTACCTGCGCGAACTGGCCGAGGCGGCGGGTATCCGGGGGTCCTTTCTGTTTGCCGATGAGCTGGGCACCAGCCCCCAGGAAGGCTACCTGCTGGATACCTGGAGCCTGCCCATCCGGCAGCTGATGTGGCTGTGGCCCTTCGAGTATGCCTGGGAATCGCGCGACGCCGCCTTTCTGGCCAGCACCGGCACCCGCTTTCTGGAGCCGCTGTGGAAAACGGTCACTGGCAGCAAGGGCCTGCTGGCGCTGCTGCACGAGCACTATCCCGGCCACCCCGCGCTGCTGCCTGCCACTCTGAGCCCCGGGGCGCTGGGCGAGAACGTGGTGAAAAAGCCGCTGTTTTCCCGTGAAGGGCAGAATGTGCAGCTGCCCGGGCAGGCCAGCACGCCGGGCGTGTACGGCGACCTTGCAGCGGTGGAACAGGCCTACACCGAGCTGCCCACCTTTGAAGCCGAGGACGGCCCGCGTTACCCGGTGCTGGGCGTGTGGGTGGCCGGCGCCGAGGTCTGCGGCCTGGGCATCCGCGAGGGCCGCAGCCGCGTGACCGACAACCGCGCCACCTTCGCCCCCCACGTGGTGCTCTGA
- the pdxR gene encoding MocR-like pyridoxine biosynthesis transcription factor PdxR: protein MVAPSTAPLLTQTGGPLAARTDDLPFALTLDRHSPEPLHAQVARQVRAAVLGGVLPAGAPLPGTRTLARALGVTRGVAEDAYAELLADGTVQAEVGRGTRVRPATPALPAPVAPAAPVPAWLPPTGPLPVDADPPAGGLHFRLGVTGTRTLDTRAWRQAWAAAARAPVGGDYGDPAGERDLRAALAAFVGRQRGLAAGEQEVLVTSGTLHALNLIVRALLPPGSAVLMENPGYRAARQVFLDAGHTLIPGPVDEDGLIVGPQTPPARLAYVTPSHQFPLGGRMCLPRRLALLEWARTHDALIVEDDFDGEFRYDAPPLPTLASLAAQTGAAGRVLYLGTLSKVLTPAVRTGFVVAPPALRPALVRARTLLDFGHPLPVQQALCWLLAGGHADRHIRRARRWHAQVRAALTGELQGLAPHATLGGIEAGLHLCLHLQGGLQANALAAALAARGLHVSTLESYTFAGPVPEALLLGYGGLSAAQAQAGGRELARLIREQVQG from the coding sequence ATGGTGGCCCCCAGCACAGCTCCACTTTTGACGCAGACCGGGGGGCCACTTGCGGCCCGGACCGACGACCTGCCCTTTGCCCTGACCCTGGACCGGCACAGCCCAGAGCCGCTGCACGCCCAGGTGGCGCGGCAGGTGCGCGCGGCGGTGCTGGGGGGCGTGCTGCCCGCAGGCGCGCCGCTGCCCGGCACCCGCACCCTGGCGCGGGCCCTGGGGGTCACGCGCGGGGTGGCCGAGGACGCATACGCCGAACTGCTGGCCGACGGCACGGTGCAGGCCGAGGTGGGCCGGGGCACCCGCGTGCGCCCCGCCACCCCGGCCCTGCCCGCCCCGGTGGCCCCCGCCGCCCCGGTGCCCGCGTGGCTGCCCCCCACCGGGCCCCTGCCGGTGGACGCCGACCCCCCAGCTGGGGGCCTGCACTTCCGGCTGGGCGTGACCGGCACCCGCACGCTGGACACCCGCGCGTGGCGGCAGGCGTGGGCGGCGGCGGCGCGCGCCCCGGTGGGCGGCGACTATGGCGACCCCGCTGGCGAGCGCGACCTGCGCGCGGCCCTGGCGGCCTTTGTGGGGCGCCAGCGCGGCCTGGCCGCTGGCGAACAGGAGGTGCTGGTGACCAGCGGCACCCTGCACGCCCTGAACCTGATCGTGCGGGCGTTGCTGCCACCGGGCTCGGCGGTGCTGATGGAAAACCCCGGCTACCGCGCCGCGCGGCAGGTGTTTCTGGACGCCGGGCACACCCTGATCCCGGGCCCCGTGGACGAAGACGGCCTGATCGTGGGTCCGCAGACGCCCCCGGCGCGGCTGGCGTACGTGACCCCCAGCCACCAGTTCCCGCTGGGCGGGCGCATGTGCCTGCCCCGGCGCCTCGCCCTGCTGGAGTGGGCCAGAACCCACGACGCCCTGATCGTGGAAGACGACTTTGACGGCGAATTCCGCTACGACGCCCCGCCCCTGCCCACCCTGGCCAGTCTGGCGGCCCAGACGGGCGCGGCCGGGCGCGTGCTGTACCTGGGCACCCTCAGCAAGGTGCTGACCCCGGCGGTGCGCACCGGCTTTGTGGTGGCGCCCCCGGCGCTGCGCCCGGCCCTGGTGCGGGCGCGCACCCTGCTGGATTTTGGGCACCCGTTGCCGGTGCAGCAGGCCCTGTGCTGGCTGCTGGCTGGCGGACATGCCGACCGCCACATTCGCCGCGCCCGGCGCTGGCACGCGCAGGTGCGCGCCGCGCTGACCGGGGAACTGCAGGGGCTGGCCCCCCACGCCACCCTGGGCGGCATTGAGGCCGGCTTGCACCTGTGCCTGCACCTGCAGGGGGGCCTGCAGGCGAACGCCCTCGCCGCAGCCCTGGCGGCGCGGGGCCTCCACGTGAGCACCCTGGAGAGCTACACCTTCGCGGGGCCGGTTCCCGAGGCGCTGCTGCTGGGCTACGGCGGCCTAAGCGCCGCACAGGCGCAGGCAGGGGGGCGGGAACTGGCACGCCTGATTCGGGAACAGGTACAGGGGTAA
- a CDS encoding GNAT family N-acetyltransferase, with amino-acid sequence MPARTLRSLPPEAAALALPALRELRPESPHTASPEALQAFLALTQPEGYRLVGAFEADQPAAVAVAGYRVMHLLYAGRTLYVDDLVTRPEARGRGHAGALLAWLEGEARNLNCTEFHLDSGVGPARYGAHRLYLNAGLNLTAHHFAKELP; translated from the coding sequence ATGCCCGCCCGCACCCTGCGTTCTTTGCCCCCAGAGGCGGCGGCCCTGGCCCTGCCCGCCCTGCGCGAACTGCGGCCGGAGTCGCCGCACACGGCGTCCCCCGAAGCCCTGCAGGCCTTCCTGGCCCTCACCCAGCCCGAGGGCTACCGGCTTGTTGGGGCCTTTGAGGCGGACCAGCCCGCCGCCGTGGCTGTGGCCGGCTACCGCGTGATGCACCTGCTGTACGCGGGCCGGACGCTGTACGTGGACGATCTGGTCACCCGCCCCGAAGCACGCGGCCGGGGCCATGCGGGCGCCCTGCTGGCGTGGCTGGAAGGTGAAGCCCGGAACCTCAACTGCACCGAATTCCACCTGGATTCTGGCGTGGGGCCAGCGCGCTACGGCGCCCACCGCCTGTACCTGAACGCGGGCCTGAACCTCACCGCGCACCACTTTGCCAAGGAGCTGCCATGA